The sequence below is a genomic window from Nostoc flagelliforme CCNUN1.
GTCGTTGTAGGCGATCGCAAACTTCAATGTCCAATAGAACTCTTGCAAAAGTGTTTTATGGTATAATCAAGGGTTTGGCAATTTGCAATTAGGACTTTGAGAAGCAGTGAAAATACATTTACCACAAAAGCCGGAAAATCAGCAATATAGCCATCCTCATCAACCGCAGCCAGCAATGATTGTTGCAAATCTACAATATTGCGGTTGATCACCGCCTGCGCCTTCACCAACGCCGGGGGAGATACTACCAACCCTACAGGCTGGAGAAAACCCAACCACTCTTTATGTCTGGTGATTTCTGGGTCAATTGCCATCGTTTCTCCTTTGCGGTCTTTGAGTCTGGTACGGTTTGTTTACTTTATCTGATAACATCAAAGTCTGCTAATGCACACGCCAGTCGCTACAACGGAGGAGATCTCCCCTTTCAAGGGTAGGTATTTAACAAAGGTGTATTTTTGCAGGTAAAATACTTATCTAGCTCTGATCAGCAGAAATATCCAAGGTTATTACAAAGCAGAGTAATCGGGTGCAGGAGGGTAAATGCAAGTAGGAAAAAGCGAGGAATTAAGAGAATGGACTAGAAAAGTCATTGAAAAAATGCCAAATCTCACAAAGCCTCAAGCAGTAGTACTGGCAATGTGGACTTTTGGCATAGTAATGACCCAATCAAGCGGACTGACAACGGTTTCAGTATTTTTAGCAGAACTACTGGGTAAAAAGGAAAATACCATAGGTCAGCAACTGCGGGAATGGTTAAGAGACGCAGAAGATAAAACAAAAACTGGTCGAATTTCATTGAATGTTACATCTTGTTTTAGTCCACTACTATCCTGGATTCTAAGCCTTTGGCCAGAAGGTGAAAAGCGTTTAGCATTAGCAGCAGATGCCTCAACTTTAAGCGTTCGCTTTACTGTATTAGCGATTAGCATTGTTTACCGTGGCTGTGGAATTCCGATTGCCTGGAAAATAGTTGAAGCAACCAAACCAGGAAGTTGGAAGCCTCACTGGTTAGAATTATTTCGCCATATAAACAAGACCATACCTAAGACTTGGTTTGTAATTGTCACCACAGACAGAGGGCTTTATGCTGAGTGGTTGTACCAACAAATCTTGGACTGTGGTTGGCATCCTTTTATGCGGATTAACCTTCAGGGGCAGTTTAAAATTAAGGATCAGGATTCTTGGCTACCTTTAAATAGTCTTGTCCCAGAAGTTGGCCAGTCATTCGAGTCATTGGTAACTTGTTTTAAAAGCAATCCGATTGAGTGTACCTTGTTAGCCCGTCATGACGAGGGTTATGCCGAACCTTGGTTAATACTCACCGACTTCCCTCCAGAAATTGGAGATGCTTGTTGGTATTCTATGCGTTCCTGGATTGAATGCTTGTTTAAAGACGGTAAAAGAGGTGGTTTCGCTTGGCATCAAACTAAAATAACAGACCCCAAACGTGCCGAAAGACACTGGTTAGCAATAGCGTAGTTTACCGCCGTAGGCATCGCTACTTTATGGCAGGTTAGTGTTGGAGGTGCTGTTGATGCTAATTTGCCCATTAGTAGTTTAGATAAGCTACCACAAACTCATGTTGCACGACGCAATTTTCAAAATAGTGTCTTCCATCGTTGTCTGAGTTGTTTTCGTCGTGGGTTTTTAGTGATTAAGGCTGCCGTTCTTAATCGTCTTCCGCTACCTCAAGGTAGCTTTTTCCCTGAGCCTTGGACAAAGTTAACACCACAACTCCATGTCTCTCAAATCACTCTCTCCACTGCTTGATTTTTAAATACCTACCCTTGAAAGACCCCTTAATCCTCTCTCCCCAAGCGGGGAGGGGAGACAAAGCGTAGCTTTGACGGGGTGGGGTTCTTCGGGTTTAATAAGTAATCAAGCGAACATGATATAATGTTATTAGCCGACCGAGGCTTTGAGCACGGGGCATTCATCCGGTGGTTACCCGATCGCCGTTGGTCATGGGCAATTCGCGCTAAATCAGACCTGAACATTACCTTATCTAAGGGTCAAACCCAAGCTGTTGCCGATCTGTTGCCACCGAAGGAAGAAGCGTATCTGTTTCGGGATGTCACCGTTTTACAAGATATTAAGTGCCATTTAGCGACCGCCCATTTAGCGATGGCAGGTGAGGCTTGGGCGGTGCTCACGGATGTCCCCCCTCGTTGCAGACCTTTGAGGTCTATGGTCAGCGATTTGGTGGGATAGAACCCCATTTCAAGGATTATAAATCGGCTGCTTTTGAACTGATCCGTTCCCACTTGCGCGATGTTCAAGCGCTCAGTTGTTTATTGATCTTGCTGGCTGCCGCCACGTTGATTGCGATCTCGCTGGCTGTCATCGTTGTAAGTCTTGGTCGGCGCAAGGCGCTCGGCTGGCATAGCCAACGTGGGCTGAGCTTTTTACAATTGGGTCTGCGTGCAGGGCAAACGCATCTAAATTATACTTGCTCACAACGGAGGTTAAGAATCAACGAAAAATCAGCATTTCTCGTTTGATTTATTTTCACAGGTTCAAAGCGATCGCATAAATTATTGTCAATAACCATCGACTAATGCGACTGGGTTTCAGCTTGTTGAGAATTAGAGGGTCTTGTTGACATGATGCGTTTGCCCTGGGTCTGCGTGAGATTAAACGGCTCTGCTATCAACGTCTCCCTCTCCCCAGTTTGGCTATCTTACCTCGACGAAGTCCTCCACCTGCCTCTGCTTCACGTAAAAAGCGAGAGTATTTAGAGACTCGGATTGAGTTCCCTCGCGTGACTGTTTTCTCAACTTGAGACTCCAAAAAGTTTTCTGCACCACTAGGGTCAGCTTTATTCATCTGACAACCGAAAGTAGTGATGTGGTAGTGGCGTTTAGGTGATTTCCGAAAAAGAAATTACCAGTTAAAGTGGTTGAATCAAGATGTCCCATTTGGGTAAAAGTGGATTTCGCTGTAATCTAGACTCGACTTGCTTCATGGCTTTCTTAGTTAGAGAAATCCCTTTTTGGTAAACAATGTTGCTTAAAGTCAAAATTGGATGTAACCCTTTCCAAGTCATGCTAGAAGCCCATGAGAGCATAGTTTCAACATCAACAAGCTTGGTTCCATTCCAGTGCTGTTCAAGAACGCCCCAGCAACGCTCTATAGGATTATATTTACTATGGTAGGGAGGATAGTAAACTAATTGAATCGGTCTGTTAATCCGATCGACAAATTCAACCATCCTTTTTAAGAATTGAGTTCGTACTCCGCTACTTTCGGGACCGTTATCAATTTTAATTTGTATCAGTTCGGTATCCTGTCTTTGTTCTGGTGTAAGTAAGGATTCAGGTCATACCAAAATCTCTACAATCTTTTGCTGATAAAGGTTTCCGGAGATTAGTCACAAATTTATATTCTCAATAAGAATTGCGTAACGACTATATTTTCGTACCTTATTGCGACTAAAGGTATGTTTATAAGCGAAACTCAATTTTGAAACTAGCTCTGTGACTGGGTTTTAAACACCTGAATCCTTACTGGTGTAATTGTTTTCCACCAATGAATCAGGTTATCAACAATGAAATCGCTGGTTTTATAAGAACTGCCAAAGATAATGTGTAGTTGCCCATTGTCTTCGTCTACAATTCCACAGGGAATGTATTTTTCCTTGCATCCCATATCGTGGTCGCTAGCTTGATTGTCCCCTCTGGTTTTTCCGCCACGCGAATAATCCCCAATATTGACGGTGGCTTTGCAGTCTATGCTTAGTCTCTTGACTGATTCGCTTGTTGCAAGATTGTGAAAGTCTTTGATGTTGTTGAAGATGTCGTCTGTTTGTGCAATTTTTTTTGAGGTTTGGCTTTTAGGACTTTGCGAAGACGATAGCCCATTCGGTTCAATACTTGTGCCATTGTACTGGCTCCTGGCAATTGGTCCTGGCTAAATCCAAGCTCTTTTAGTTCTTTCAATGCCGATGCTGCTGTTAGTCTGGTATAGGCTAATGATGTTTTAAATGTTGGGTCTTGTTGAGCATGAGATTCTGCAAGCTGTTGCAGTGACAATGCAACTTCCGGTTGTTTTTCCTTCCAACGCTTTGCTCCACTAAAGGTTGACTGTAATCCCACACAAATTATCTGTGTTCGTTTTTCTGCCAATCCTACCTCTATATTCTGTCTACCCCAGCCAAATAACCTTTCTGCAAGCCTTGCCCAACCCTTCAAATATTTCAATGCCATCTCTGCTTGAAAACTCCGACGCTCTACCCCATTCATTTTCGATGCTGCCAACCGCAAGTCTTCGATTTGCGATGGTGTTAATGAATTGGTTCCGCTTACTGGGGCTAACGTATCCAAATGCTTGCTCCTGTTTTCTTAGCATCAACAATACATTTTACCTCCATCGGTAAATTCTTTCTTAGAAATCACCTTAGAAGTAGTCATGGGCAATTCTGTTTAATCAGCGTAATGTATATAGAGTTTACTTCTCCCGGATTTCTCACAAGACTTTAGAAAAGAGGGGTCAAAAACTGCCAGAATGTATGTTGCAAAAGAATTCTAGCAGTTTTAAGTATGACCCCAAATAAAAACGATTGTATACCGGAACAGTTCAGATTTGGACTAGTAAAATCATGTCCAGTTGTAGTTAATTTCAATGGTGAGCCTGTAACATCTGATGCAGGATTAATATTAATTGCGGAACTAGATAGAAAAAGAGAAATAACATCACGGCTGGCAGCATGTTTTAAAGATTACCGAGAGCCAAACAAAATTCTGCATCCAGTTAATGGCTTAATTGCACAAAGAATATATGGCTTAATCATGGGCTATGAAGATGTAAATGACCATGAAACTCTACGCCATGATGGGATATTCGCACTGGCAGTAGGAAAAGCAATTAATTTAGAACAAGAACCAATTACTCTGGCTGGAAAAAGTACCTTAAATCGGATCGAGCATTGTCCAGAAGATATCTCTTCAAGAGCAGATAGCCGATATCACCGTATTGAACATGATGCATCAGCCATAGAAACACTCCTAGTTGAGCTATTTTTAGTAGTCGAGTTTTTTGAAACCTTATTTCCTCCATCACCAGATTTAAAGAACGACGCAGCAGTATTTGTTGATAACTCAGTTTGGTATTGCTCTCTTGACTATCAAACTCTAGATAGTTGGAGCCGTCAGCGTCGTGTTGTCGCCAAAGTTGAATATAGCTATAAAGAAGTCGATACTCGCTTTGTAGTTACTTCGCTCCCTGTTAATAAAATCCCGCCAGGGCGACTTTATACTCAAAAGTACTGCCCGCGCGGGAATATGGAAAATTGTTTAAAAGAACAAAAGCTAGGGTTACATAGTGATAGAACAAGTACCCATACGTTTGAAGGGAATCAATTACGTTTGTGGTTTGCGTCTATTGCTTATATTTTGATGAATGCTCTACGAGAACAATGTTTAGCAAAGACGGAATTCAAAAATGCAACTGTTGAGATTATACGCACAAAATTATTGAAGCTAGGAGCCGTCATTACTATTAGGAAACGACGAATTTTAATCGCAATTAGTAGTGCCTGCCCTTATAAAGAGATTTTCGCAATGGTTTATAAGAGTTTATCTCAATTACCTTGCCCTGGCTGATAATGACCTAATTTAATTCATAAGTAATAACTGATTTTGATTTTTAATAGCTGGTTTTTAGGGTTATTTTACTTGATTTAAACCCATGACTTGGCATATCAATTTTTATTACTAGAAGTTAGCTTTTTCAGGATTTGTTATTTTTGATGTATCATATATATCTTTAATGGGGTCGGTCTTTACTTTGAGTTGCCCACGTTCTGGAGGTATTTTGATGATGTATTAATTAAATCATCTTAAATTTGGCTAATCCAAGCATTTTTTTCTCACTTGTGAGAAATCCGGGTTCTGTTCTAACCCGTGTAACTAATGCAGTGTCTCCTCTCTACTCCCTGCCCCCTGCCTCCTTGTCACCCCTTCATGATCTTACAAACTAGCAAGATAATTGCGCCACCCGCCATACTGGGAAATATCTTGTGCATCGGGAATCACATAGGGTTCACACAAAAATCCTTTGACTGAGGAACCGTCCTCCAGGTCTAAGGTGCCAATCACTAGGGGTGGGGGTATTGCGGCGACAAAAGTACCAAAGCCTTCTGCACTCAGTTGCCAAACTTCTACTTCAATGCTTACCCCAGAACCATCGAGAACTTTTACTAATCCAGGTTTGGCAGGTTGGGTATTGGCAAGGGCGTAAAAGCGATAGCTAGGGGCGGTTTGGCAGGTTTTTAGTAAGATGGCATGGCGCTCTTGCAGCTGATAGTTTAAGGGCTGTCCGGTGAGATGAGCACCAACAACAGCAAGAGTAATCATATTGGTGGATACAGTTGTCATGCAGAAATCCTCACAGAAGTTATTTTGCCACAGGTTCCGCCCATGTGATGGTGATAGCGATCGCCCAATTTACACAGTGCCACATCTTGAAATGCTTGCCCTATTAAGGTGATGCCAGTAGGCAAACCATTGGCACGAAAGCCAGAGGGAAGGGCGATCGCGCACAAGTCCATCAAGTTTACAAAATTGGTATAGTAGCCTAGGTTAGTGTTGAGGGCGATCGGGTCGGCTTCTACTTCCGCTTTGGTATAGATAGTCCCTGTGGTAGGTAACGCCAGAATATTGACTTTTTGCCACTGCTGTGTGGCTTCCTGCTTGAGTGCTTCTAAAGCGTAAAAACTCTTGAAAGTATCTACCGCTGTGTAGCGTAAACCATTGCTAATGATTTGACGGACAACAGGATGAATGGCATCAGCTTGAGTTTCAAAGAACGATTGAATAGCGGCGAGTCGTTCTGCCACCCAGGCACCAGAGTAGAGCAAATTAGCAGCTTGCTGGAAGGGCTGAAAATCAATTTCCACAAGATTCCCGCCGATCGCTTTTAACCTCTGTAATCCTTGCTCATACAAATCTGCTGCTGCTGCATCACCGAAGAACTTCAATTGATCTGCCTTGGGTACTCCAAAAGAAAATGGTAATGGAATTGCTGCGGTTTGTGGTGGAACTTGGCGGGAATAATTATCGCTGGCATCAAAGCCAGTGGCAAATTGCCATACGATT
It includes:
- a CDS encoding endonuclease gives rise to the protein MQVGKSEELREWTRKVIEKMPNLTKPQAVVLAMWTFGIVMTQSSGLTTVSVFLAELLGKKENTIGQQLREWLRDAEDKTKTGRISLNVTSCFSPLLSWILSLWPEGEKRLALAADASTLSVRFTVLAISIVYRGCGIPIAWKIVEATKPGSWKPHWLELFRHINKTIPKTWFVIVTTDRGLYAEWLYQQILDCGWHPFMRINLQGQFKIKDQDSWLPLNSLVPEVGQSFESLVTCFKSNPIECTLLARHDEGYAEPWLILTDFPPEIGDACWYSMRSWIECLFKDGKRGGFAWHQTKITDPKRAERHWLAIA
- a CDS encoding transposase, encoding MTPNKNDCIPEQFRFGLVKSCPVVVNFNGEPVTSDAGLILIAELDRKREITSRLAACFKDYREPNKILHPVNGLIAQRIYGLIMGYEDVNDHETLRHDGIFALAVGKAINLEQEPITLAGKSTLNRIEHCPEDISSRADSRYHRIEHDASAIETLLVELFLVVEFFETLFPPSPDLKNDAAVFVDNSVWYCSLDYQTLDSWSRQRRVVAKVEYSYKEVDTRFVVTSLPVNKIPPGRLYTQKYCPRGNMENCLKEQKLGLHSDRTSTHTFEGNQLRLWFASIAYILMNALREQCLAKTEFKNATVEIIRTKLLKLGAVITIRKRRILIAISSACPYKEIFAMVYKSLSQLPCPG
- a CDS encoding allophanate hydrolase-related protein, whose product is MTTVSTNMITLAVVGAHLTGQPLNYQLQERHAILLKTCQTAPSYRFYALANTQPAKPGLVKVLDGSGVSIEVEVWQLSAEGFGTFVAAIPPPLVIGTLDLEDGSSVKGFLCEPYVIPDAQDISQYGGWRNYLASL
- the atzF gene encoding allophanate hydrolase; this translates as MTDLISLDIESLLTAYRTAQLQPTDVIESVYRRIAARGNDAVWIHLLPQAQAIAQAQVLAGSNLDDLPLYGIPFAVKDNIDVAKMPTTAACPAYSYIPEKTATVVDRLLQAGAILIGKTNLDQFATGLVGVRSPYGACSNVFHDDYISGGSSSGSAVAVAAGLVSFSLGTDTAGSGRVPAAFNNIVGLKPTRGVLSTSGVVPACRSLDCVSIFTLNCQDARIVWQFATGFDASDNYSRQVPPQTAAIPLPFSFGVPKADQLKFFGDAAAADLYEQGLQRLKAIGGNLVEIDFQPFQQAANLLYSGAWVAERLAAIQSFFETQADAIHPVVRQIISNGLRYTAVDTFKSFYALEALKQEATQQWQKVNILALPTTGTIYTKAEVEADPIALNTNLGYYTNFVNLMDLCAIALPSGFRANGLPTGITLIGQAFQDVALCKLGDRYHHHMGGTCGKITSVRISA